In a genomic window of Telopea speciosissima isolate NSW1024214 ecotype Mountain lineage chromosome 5, Tspe_v1, whole genome shotgun sequence:
- the LOC122662675 gene encoding transcription factor bHLH113 isoform X1, with product MAAAKKGFDEDPFPVESFTRFLDSEDDASLDMVGTGSFIFPAKNGPKMLCFGNPCNQGEKGFDEYGMIAQRSRITVSDCSSVSSSNHNSTGSFSNPKTKSQSGEAKIEQKKRNGLSLGSVPSSILVSGDSSGNKKTSKKVKTENLTSTRPAKARKEKLGDRITALQQLVSPFGKTDTASVLHEAMGYIKFLHDQVQVLSSPYMQGLPSSGHGRNLHEERGGGGEEEETKYELRSRGLCLVPVACTVHMANSNGADYWSFAMASNSSNSNPKQ from the exons ATGGCGGCAGCGAAAAAGGGTTTCGATGAAGACCCATTTCCCGTCGAGAGTTTTACTCGGTTTCTAGATTCCGAAGACGATGCGAGCCTTGATATGGTAGGAACTGGAAGCTTTATCTTTCCTGCTAAGAACGGTCCTAAGATGCTCTGTTTTGGGAATCCATGCAACCAAGGTGAGAAAGGGTTTGATGAGTACGGGATGATCGCTCAGAGGTCGAGAATCACTGTTAGTGATTGTTCTTCGGTTTCATCTAGCAACCACAATAGCACAGGTAGCTTCTCCAACCCAAAG ACGAAGTCCCAAAGCGGAGAAGCAAAGATAGAGCAGAAGAAGCGAAATGGGTTGAGCCTGGGATCAGTTCCTAGTTCGATCTTGGTCTCAGGAGATTCAAGTGGTAACAAGAAGACGAGTAAGAAAGTTAAAACAGAGAACCTTACCTCAACGAGGCCTGCAAAG GCGAGGAAAGAGAAGCTTGGCGATCGGATTACAGCATTGCAACAACTTGTTTCTCCTTTTGGGAAG ACAGATACGGCTTCTGTTCTTCATGAAGCAATGGGATATATCAAATTTCTGCATGACCAAGTTCAG gttttgagTTCTCCATATATGCAGGGATTGCCTTCATCTGGGCATGGGCGGAATCTGcat gaggaaagaggaggaggaggagaagaagaagaaacaaaatacgAACTGAGGAGCAGAGGTCTGTGCCTGGTACCAGTTGCTTGCACGGTTCACATGGCCAACAGTAATGGAGCTGATTACTGGTCGTTTGCCATGGCATCTAACTCTTCCAATTCCAACCCCAAACAATGA
- the LOC122662318 gene encoding uncharacterized protein LOC122662318, giving the protein MEVGGEEWVVRKPSRSDEVLEAEEQLRIASKIRDHLDSMAPKRPIKPNRSESDSSSSSAVVSSQETENVPEFHKFLSLNSQQSNPIISGEGSPSVQEEFVETHYYKELISIDKQHHTTGNGFIRVGESFEDGYGLQLDRGSDHVRAGVTTAFRSNPATNDWIPGTEVAGETNFVSSKPSRSESSLDG; this is encoded by the exons ATGGAAGTAGGAGGAGAAGAGTGGGTTGTGAGGAAACCAAGCCGCAGCGATGAGGTGTTGGAGGCAGAGGAGCAGTTGAGGATCGCCAGTAAGATCAGGGATCACCTCGACTCCATGGCACCCAAGCGACCCATCAAGCCCAACCGCAGCGaatcagattcttcttcttcttctgctgttGTGTCTTCCCAGGAGACTGAAAACGTTCCCGAATTTCACAAGTTCTTATCCCTCAACTCACAACAATCTAAT CCGATCATTTCTGGAGAGGGATCACCGTCAGTGCAAGAGGAATTTGTGGAGACCCACTACTACAAGGAGTTGATATCGATTGACAAACAACATCACACG ACAGGGAATGGGTTTATAAGGGTGGGAGAGAGCTTCGAAGATGGATATGGTTTGCAGTTGGATAGGGGTAGTGACCATGTGCGAGCGGGAGTGACGACGGCTTTCAGAAGCAATCCAGCAACAAACGACTGGATCCCTGGCACTGAAGTAGCAGGAGAG ACCAATTTCGTCTCTTCGAAGCCCAGTAGGAGTGAGAGTTCGTTGGATGGCTAA
- the LOC122662675 gene encoding transcription factor bHLH113 isoform X2, whose product MAAAKKGFDEDPFPVESFTRFLDSEDDASLDMVGTGSFIFPAKNGPKMLCFGNPCNQGEKGFDEYGMIAQRSRITVSDCSSVSSSNHNSTGSFSNPKTKSQSGEAKIEQKKRNGLSLGSVPSSILVSGDSSGNKKTSKKVKTENLTSTRPAKARKEKLGDRITALQQLVSPFGKTDTASVLHEAMGYIKFLHDQVQVLSSPYMQGLPSSGHGRNLHERGGGGEEEETKYELRSRGLCLVPVACTVHMANSNGADYWSFAMASNSSNSNPKQ is encoded by the exons ATGGCGGCAGCGAAAAAGGGTTTCGATGAAGACCCATTTCCCGTCGAGAGTTTTACTCGGTTTCTAGATTCCGAAGACGATGCGAGCCTTGATATGGTAGGAACTGGAAGCTTTATCTTTCCTGCTAAGAACGGTCCTAAGATGCTCTGTTTTGGGAATCCATGCAACCAAGGTGAGAAAGGGTTTGATGAGTACGGGATGATCGCTCAGAGGTCGAGAATCACTGTTAGTGATTGTTCTTCGGTTTCATCTAGCAACCACAATAGCACAGGTAGCTTCTCCAACCCAAAG ACGAAGTCCCAAAGCGGAGAAGCAAAGATAGAGCAGAAGAAGCGAAATGGGTTGAGCCTGGGATCAGTTCCTAGTTCGATCTTGGTCTCAGGAGATTCAAGTGGTAACAAGAAGACGAGTAAGAAAGTTAAAACAGAGAACCTTACCTCAACGAGGCCTGCAAAG GCGAGGAAAGAGAAGCTTGGCGATCGGATTACAGCATTGCAACAACTTGTTTCTCCTTTTGGGAAG ACAGATACGGCTTCTGTTCTTCATGAAGCAATGGGATATATCAAATTTCTGCATGACCAAGTTCAG gttttgagTTCTCCATATATGCAGGGATTGCCTTCATCTGGGCATGGGCGGAATCTGcat gaaagaggaggaggaggagaagaagaagaaacaaaatacgAACTGAGGAGCAGAGGTCTGTGCCTGGTACCAGTTGCTTGCACGGTTCACATGGCCAACAGTAATGGAGCTGATTACTGGTCGTTTGCCATGGCATCTAACTCTTCCAATTCCAACCCCAAACAATGA